From the genome of Lotus japonicus ecotype B-129 chromosome 6, LjGifu_v1.2, one region includes:
- the LOC130725766 gene encoding uncharacterized protein LOC130725766, translated as MREKGRERRSENLRVWERKSHDQAEEGWTRVRGRKQDRITSYFFTCFPENFGKEAMWGIFQRYDKVWDLFISDRRDKNGRRFGFVRFRDVQNPLDLERRLDQIVIGASKIHVNLPKYTKVDRQQAITVTQTDYAATRRDHPATRRYHAATRRDIGGEATVHGNGRGKISSYAQAVMAGSKATKGWVRKRPEGETKKEEGKNMAALELWHGPEIPKGEDWLQRSMVGTIKNLDTIPLLQDAFMLEGNATVQVRYMGDDLVLITGPEGVELEGILQEAEEWLKEFVVKLQPWSPSIAFTCRVTWVRCYGVPLNLWSLECFKYLTCPVGNIIKMDEGTSMFTTLEHARMQIRTTALEPISLTRKMMIDGITHTIRIT; from the coding sequence ATGAGAGAGAAAGGTAGAGAGAGAAGGAGCGAAAACTTGAGGGTGTGGGAGAGGAAAAGTCACGACCAAGCTGAAGAGGGATGGACGAGGGTGAGAGGGAGGAAGCAAGATCGAATCACGTCGTATTTTTTCACCTGCTTTCCTGAGAATTTTGGGAAAGAGGCTATGTGGGGAATATTCCAGAGATATGACAAGGTGTGGGACTTGTTTATCTCAGACAGAAGGGATAAAAATGGACGGCGCTTTGGGTTTGTACGCTTTAGAGATGTGCAGAATCCTCTGGATTTGGAAAGGAGACTGGATCAGATAGTGATTGGGGCTTCGAAGATTCACGTCAATTTACCTAAGTATACAAAGGTAGACAGACAGCAGGCAATTACAGTAACACAAACGGATTATGCAGCTACGAGAAGGGATCATCCAGCTACGAGAAGGTATCATGCAGCCACGAGAAGGGACATAGGAGGAGAGGCTACTGTCCATGGTAACGGGAGGGGGAAGATCTCCTCTTATGCTCAAGCAGTGATGGCTGGCTCAAAAGCTACGAAAGGGTGGGTACGTAAAAGGCCAGAAGGTGAAacgaaaaaagaagaagggaaGAATATGGCGGCACTAGAATTATGGCATGGGCCGGAGATTCCGAAGGGCGAAGATTGGCTTCAGCGCAGTATGGTTGGGACAATTAAAAATCTGGATACGATCCCATTACTCCAGGATGCTTTCATGCTCGAAGGCAATGCAACAGTCCAGGTACGCTATATGGGAGATGATCTAGTGTTAATTACTGGACCTGAGGGAGTGGAGTTGGAAGGAATTCTGCAGGAAGCTGAAGAGTGGCTGAAGGAGTTTGTTGTTAAATTACAACCATGGAGTCCATCGATAGCTTTCACTTGCCGGGTGACATGGGTTAGATGCTACGGGGTACCATTGAATTTGTGGTCATTGGAATGCTTCAAATATCTTACGTGCCCAGTGGGGAATATAATTAAAATGGATGAAGGAACCAGTATGTTCACAACATTAGAACACGCAAGGATGCAGATAAGAACAACTGCATTGGAACCCATATCCTTGacaaggaagatgatgattgatggGATTACACATACAATTAGAATTACATAG
- the LOC130724574 gene encoding glycerol-3-phosphate acyltransferase 9: MNSSGTLKSSSSELDLDRPNIEDYLPSGALIQQEPHGKLRLFDLLDISPTLSEAAGAIVDDTFTRCFKSNPPEPWNWNIYLFPLWCFGVVVRYLILFPSRVLVLTIGWIIFLSSFIPVHFLLKGHDKLRRSIERTLVEMICSFFVASWTGVVKYHGPRPSRRPKQVFVANHTSMIDFIVLEQMTAFAVIMQKHPGWVGLLQSTILESVGCIWFNRTEAKDREIVARKLRDHVQGADNNPLLIFPEGTCVNNHYTVMFKKGAFELGCTVCPVAIKYNKIFVDAFWNSRKQSFTTHLLQLMTSWAVVCDVWYLEPQNLKPGETAIEFAERVRDIIAHRAGLKMVPWDGYLKYSRPSPKHRERKQQNFAELVLRRLEEK; this comes from the exons ATGAATAGCTCTGGGACACTCAAGTCTTCAAGTTCTGAGTTGGATCTTGATCGACCCAACATTGAAGATTACCTCCCATCAGGAGCCCTTATTCAACAAGAACCTCATGGCAAGCTTCGCCT GTTTGATTTGCTAGACATTTCTCCTACTTTATCTGAGGCGGCGGGTGCTATTGTAGAT GACACATTCACGAGATGCTTCAAGTCAAATCCTCCTGAGCCATGGAATTGGAATATTTATTTGTTTCCTTTGTGGTGTTTTGGAGTTGTGGTTCGATATTTGATTTTGTTCCCTTCAAG GGTTCTAGTGTTAACAATAGGATGGATAATATTTCTTTCATCCTTCATTCCAGTGCACTTCCTATTGAAAGGACATGACAAGTTGAGGAGAAGCATTGAG AGGACTTTGGTAGAGATGATATGCAGTTTCTTTGTTGCCTCTTGGACTGGAGTTGTCAAGTACCATGGGCCAAGGCCTAGCAGGCGACCGAAACAG GTTTTTGTGGCCAACCATACTTCcatgattgatttcattgtctTAGAACAGATGACTGCATTTGCTGTTATTATGCAGAAGCACCCAGGATGGGTTG GATTATTGCAGAGTACCATTTTGGAGAGTGTAGGATGTATCTGGTTCAATCGTACAGAGGCAAAGGATCGAGAAATTGTGGCAAGGAA GTTGCGGGATCATGTCCAGGGAGCTGACAACAACCCTCTTCTCATATTTCCTGAAGGAACTTGCGTGAATAATCACTATACAGTCATGTTCAAGAAG GGTGCATTTGAACTTGGCTGCACAGTTTGCCCAGTTGCAATCAAGTACAACAAAATATTTGTAGATGCTTTTTGGAATAGTCGAAA GCAATCATTCACTACGCATCTGTTGCAGCTAATGACATCTTGGGCTGTTGTTTGTGATGTTTGGTACTTGGAGCCACAAAATCTGAAGCCCGGAGAGACAGCCATCGAGTTTGCAGAGAG GGTGAGAGACATAATCGCACATCGTGCTGGCCTAAAAATGGTTCCTTGGGATGGATACCTGAAGTATTCTCGTCCTAGCCCAAAGCATAGAGAAAGAAA GCAGCAGAACTTTGCCGAGCTAGTGCTGCGACGCTTGGAGGAGAAATGA
- the LOC130722209 gene encoding protein STICHEL-like 3 isoform X1 yields the protein MTRAIRNRVLKDANGDISDHLRNHIHLTNCIHLKNHMHKTSPILADRSIMRDLVVLQRSRSLRDPSASPPSWHSPSVVELLSKRAENDAAAQGGRRSVGGVERGKEGRRRLSGTSPPLASIGTTRVAPGEVSHSRGNDGVPANSERSSRSGVGDGRRVGRQESGRKSDRPNYLDLSQDQSLNQAGKSLAEDVISRHSEPKERKSKQRVKNVRDVQVKTLSEQLNDVPLDSDDLASSNIHFHGRFPRQEKIIAEAEASMRGHGMNRGKRRKFRSARRARVGTASRDIGAENEMSVASNSLAQGSAHQKYHSEEVDEYPDGNVTRAPNNGCGIPWNWSRIHHRGKTFFDMAGRSLSCGLSESRLKKGALSANGRNISEMPGGSEYSSSYTKSDAEALPLLVDASGSHGSTENACWDHHYSGELGIYGDHLFKHDMDSDLASEARSGDQHKLRGNSHSRHQSLTQKYMPRTFSKMVGQNLVAQALSNAVIRRKVGLLYVFYGPHGTGKTSCARVFARALNCNSSEHSKPCGFCNYCIAHDMGKSRNIREVGPVSNFDFESIMDLLDNMTVPQLPSQYRVFIFDECDTLSADCWNAISKVIDRAPRRVVFILVSSSLDVLPHIIISRCQKFFFPKLKDSDIIYTLQLIATEEGLEIDQDALKLIASRSDGSLRDAEMTLEQLSLLGQRISVPLVQELVGLISDEKLVDLLDLALSADTVNTVKNLRAIMETGVEPLALMSQLATVITDILAGSYDFTKERQRRRFFRRQPLSKEDMEKLRQALKTLSEAEKQLRMSNDKLTWLTAALLQLAPDQQYVLPTSSDHSFNHSPLDVKNGDVRDAARITGNPVEINNKGRRLSVDGRIENFHAGSSADGVTKGPGSEKRRLSVSGCTPQHTYPHATNNIRVNERLIAGKNRKEIEEIWFEVLERVQVTGLKEFLYKEGKLISVNFGPAPTVQLMFSSQLTKTTAEKYTGHILQAFESVLGSSIIMEIRCESNKDAGSAIQLPLILPSINNGPSQIRNLNGVGTETHPSLTDSVEKRRGEIVEEAASVKSLQCTSTRQASASRKNPNVKSHLDQRKLREESQCRSLVKSKVSLAHVIQQAEGQRSGWSKRKAVSIAEKLEQENLRLEPRSRSLLCWKASRATRRKLSRLKIRTRKPRALLNLVPCGRCLSTKSPR from the exons ATGACTAGGGCAATCCGGAATAGGGTACTTAAGGATGCCAATGGTGATATTAGTGATCATCTACGCAACCACATTCATTTGACAAATTGTATTCACTTGAAGAACCATATGCATAAGACTAGTCCCATACTGGCTGATAGGTCAATCATGAGGGACCTTGTTGTGCTGCAGAGATCGCGATCTCTCAGGGACCCTTCTGCAAGTCCTCCATCATGGCACTCACCTTCTGTGGTTGAGCTGCTCTCCAAAAGAGCCGAAAATGATGCCGCGGCTCAGGGGGGAAGAAGGTCTGTAGGTGGTGTTGAGCGCGGAAAGGAAGGGAGGAGGAGATTGTCCGGAACGTCGCCGCCCTTGGCGAGTATAGGCACAACAAGAGTTGCTCCTGGTGAGGTTAGCCATAGTCGGGGTAATGATGGGGTGCCGGCAAATAGTGAACGTAGTAGCAGGAGTGGAGTGGGGGATGGGAGGAGAGTTGGGAGACAAGAATCTGGTAGGAAGAGTGATAGGCCTAATTATTTGGATCTTAGCCAAGACCAATCTCTCAATCAAGCAGGCAAAAGTTTGGCTGAAGATGTTATTTCAAGGCACTCTGAGCCTAAAGAGAGAAAGAGCAAACAAAGGGTAAAGAATGTTCGGGATGTTCAAGTTAAGACCCTCTCTGAGCAGTTGAATGATGTTCCTCTGGATAGTGATGATTTAGCATCATCAAACATTCATTTTCATGGAAGGTTTCCCAGACAGGAGAAAATTATTGCGGAGGCGGAAGCCAGCATGCGCGGTCATGGAATGAATAGGGGAAAAAGACGTAAATTTCGAAGTGCAAGGAGAGCTCGGGTTGGTACAGCATCTAGAGATATTGGAGCTGAGAATGAAATGTCTGTGGCTTCCAACTCATTGGCTCAGGGTTCAGCCCACCAGAAATATCACTCGGAGGAGGTTGATGAGTACCCTGATGGAAATGTTACTAGGGCTCCAAATAATGGGTGTGGTATTCCTTGGAATTGGTCCAGAATTCATCATAGAGGTAAAACATTCTTTGATATGGCTGGAAGAAGTTTGTCTTGTGGTTTATCTGAATCAAGGTTGAAGAAAGGAGCATTATCTGCCAATGGAAGAAATATTTCTGAGATGCCAGGTGGATCTGAATACTCAAGCTCATATACTAAATCCGATGCAGAGGCACTGCCTTTACTAGTTGATGCATCTGGATCTCATGGAAGCACTGAAAATGCTTGTTGGGACCATCACTATTCTGGGGAACTAGGTATTTATGGTGATCATTTATTCAAGCACGATATGGATTCTGACCTTGCTTCTGAAGCTAGATCTGGTGATCAACATAAGTTGAGAGGGAATAGTCATAGTAGGCATCAAAGCTTAACACAAAAATATATGCCACGAACTTTCAGTAAAATGGTTGGACAGAATTTAGTGGCACAAGCTCTTTCAAATGCAGTAATTAGAAGGAAAGTTGGATTGTTATATGTGTTTTATGGTCCCCATGGCACTGGAAAAACTTCCTGTGCTCGCGTATTTGCCAGAGCTTTGAATTGTAATTCTTCAGAGCATTCAAAACCTTGTGGCTTTTGCAATTACTGCATAGCGCATGATATGGGAAAGAGTAGAAATATAAGGGAAGTTGGTCCAGTTAGTAATTTTGACTTTGAGAGCATTATGGATCTACTTGACAATATGACTGTTCCCCAGCTTCCATCACAATACAGAGTGTTTATTTTTGATGAATGTGATACTCTGTCAGCAGATTGTTGGAATGCTATATCAAAGGTCATTGATCGAGCACCTAGACGTGTGGTTTTTATCCTTGTCAGTTCTAGTCTCGATGTCTTGCCTCATATAATAATATCCAGGTGTCAAAAGTTCTTTTTCCCAAAGCTGAAGGATTCAGATATTATATATACACTTCAGTTGATCGCAACCGAAGAAGGTCTAGAAATTGATCAGGATGCCCTGAAACTCATTGCATCAAGATCAGATGGATCATTGAGAGATGCTGAGATGACCCTAGAACAACTCAGTTTGCTTGGGCAGAGAATATCTGTTCCTCTGGTTCAGGAGCTG GTAGGGCTTATCTCTGATGAGAAATTGGTGGATCTGCTTGATTTGGCATTATCTGCAGACACAGTTAACACTGTGAAGAATTTGCGAGCGATCATGGAAACTGGTGTTGAGCCATTAGCTTTAATGTCGCAACTGGCCACAGTAATTACTGATATACTTGCTGGGAGCTATGATTTCACAAAAGAAAGGCAAAGAAGGAGGTTTTTCCGGAGACAACCAT TGTCCAAAGAAGACATGGAAAAGCTTCGCCAAGCTTTGAAAACATTATCGGAGGCTGAGAAGCAGTTGAGGATGTCCAATGACAAGCTAACATGGTTGACGGCTGCATTGCTTCAACTTGCTCCTGACCAGCAATATGTGTTGCCTACGTCATCTGATCATAGTTTCAACCATAGTCCCTTGGATGTGAAAAATGGAGATGTGAGAGACGCAGCTAGAATCACTGGTAATCCTGTTGAAATTAATAACAAAGGGAGACGATTGTCAGTGGATGGTAGAATAGAAAATTTCCATGCTGGAAGCTCAGCAGATGGTGTGACAAAGGGTCCTGGTTCAGAGAAAAGAAGACTTAGTGTGTCTGGTTGTACTCCTCAACATACTTATCCGCATGCCACCAATAATATCAGGGTAAATGAGAGGCTGATTGCGGGTAAAAACCGCAAAGAAATTGAAGAGATATGGTTTGAGGTGCTTGAGAGGGTTCAAGTGACTGGGCTGAAAGAGTTTTTGTATAAAGAAGGCAAGCTGATCTCTGTTAATTTTGGACCAG CTCCAACTGTGCAGCTAATGTTTAGTTCTCAACTGACCAAAACTACTGCTGAGAAATATACTGGTCATATCTTGCAAGCATTTGAATCTGTCCTTGGATCTTCTATAATAATGGAAATTAGATGTGAGTCAAATAAAGATGCAGGCTCAGCTATTCAACTGCCTCTTATATTGCCTTCCATCAACAATGGACCATCTCAGATAAGAAACTTAAATGGTGTTGGCACGGAAACTCATCCTTCACTAACTGATTCTGTTGAAAAGAGAAGGGGTGAAATTGTAGAAGAAGCAGCTTCTGTTAAAAGTCTACAATGTACAAGTACAAGGCAAGCATCAGCTTCGCGAAAAAATCCAAATGTTAAATCCCATTTAGACCAAAGAAAGCTTAGGGAGGAAAGTCAATGTCGAAGTCTTGTAAAAAGTAAGGTGTCTCTTGCTCATGTAATCCAGCAGGCAGAAGGTCAGCGGAGTGGGTGGTCAAAACGCAAGGCAGTTTCCATTGCTGAAAAGCTCGAACAAGAGAACTT GAGACTGGAGCCAAGATCAAGGAGCTTACTATGCTGGAAAGCATCAAGAGCAACCCGTCGGAAG CTGTCACGCTTGAAAATCCGAACCCGAAAACCACGTGCGTTGCTGAACCTTGTGCCCTGTGGGAGATGTCTCTCTACGAAATCTCCAAGGTAG
- the LOC130722209 gene encoding protein STICHEL-like 3 isoform X2, which translates to MTRAIRNRVLKDANGDISDHLRNHIHLTNCIHLKNHMHKTSPILADRSIMRDLVVLQRSRSLRDPSASPPSWHSPSVVELLSKRAENDAAAQGGRRSVGGVERGKEGRRRLSGTSPPLASIGTTRVAPGEVSHSRGNDGVPANSERSSRSGVGDGRRVGRQESGRKSDRPNYLDLSQDQSLNQAGKSLAEDVISRHSEPKERKSKQRVKNVRDVQVKTLSEQLNDVPLDSDDLASSNIHFHGRFPRQEKIIAEAEASMRGHGMNRGKRRKFRSARRARVGTASRDIGAENEMSVASNSLAQGSAHQKYHSEEVDEYPDGNVTRAPNNGCGIPWNWSRIHHRGKTFFDMAGRSLSCGLSESRLKKGALSANGRNISEMPGGSEYSSSYTKSDAEALPLLVDASGSHGSTENACWDHHYSGELGIYGDHLFKHDMDSDLASEARSGDQHKLRGNSHSRHQSLTQKYMPRTFSKMVGQNLVAQALSNAVIRRKVGLLYVFYGPHGTGKTSCARVFARALNCNSSEHSKPCGFCNYCIAHDMGKSRNIREVGPVSNFDFESIMDLLDNMTVPQLPSQYRVFIFDECDTLSADCWNAISKVIDRAPRRVVFILVSSSLDVLPHIIISRCQKFFFPKLKDSDIIYTLQLIATEEGLEIDQDALKLIASRSDGSLRDAEMTLEQLSLLGQRISVPLVQELVGLISDEKLVDLLDLALSADTVNTVKNLRAIMETGVEPLALMSQLATVITDILAGSYDFTKERQRRRFFRRQPLSKEDMEKLRQALKTLSEAEKQLRMSNDKLTWLTAALLQLAPDQQYVLPTSSDHSFNHSPLDVKNGDVRDAARITGNPVEINNKGRRLSVDGRIENFHAGSSADGVTKGPGSEKRRLSVSGCTPQHTYPHATNNIRVNERLIAGKNRKEIEEIWFEVLERVQVTGLKEFLYKEGKLISVNFGPAPTVQLMFSSQLTKTTAEKYTGHILQAFESVLGSSIIMEIRCESNKDAGSAIQLPLILPSINNGPSQIRNLNGVGTETHPSLTDSVEKRRGEIVEEAASVKSLQCTSTRQASASRKNPNVKSHLDQRKLREESQCRSLVKSKVSLAHVIQQAEGQRSGWSKRKAVSIAEKLEQENLRLEPRSRSLLCWKASRATRRKLWISS; encoded by the exons ATGACTAGGGCAATCCGGAATAGGGTACTTAAGGATGCCAATGGTGATATTAGTGATCATCTACGCAACCACATTCATTTGACAAATTGTATTCACTTGAAGAACCATATGCATAAGACTAGTCCCATACTGGCTGATAGGTCAATCATGAGGGACCTTGTTGTGCTGCAGAGATCGCGATCTCTCAGGGACCCTTCTGCAAGTCCTCCATCATGGCACTCACCTTCTGTGGTTGAGCTGCTCTCCAAAAGAGCCGAAAATGATGCCGCGGCTCAGGGGGGAAGAAGGTCTGTAGGTGGTGTTGAGCGCGGAAAGGAAGGGAGGAGGAGATTGTCCGGAACGTCGCCGCCCTTGGCGAGTATAGGCACAACAAGAGTTGCTCCTGGTGAGGTTAGCCATAGTCGGGGTAATGATGGGGTGCCGGCAAATAGTGAACGTAGTAGCAGGAGTGGAGTGGGGGATGGGAGGAGAGTTGGGAGACAAGAATCTGGTAGGAAGAGTGATAGGCCTAATTATTTGGATCTTAGCCAAGACCAATCTCTCAATCAAGCAGGCAAAAGTTTGGCTGAAGATGTTATTTCAAGGCACTCTGAGCCTAAAGAGAGAAAGAGCAAACAAAGGGTAAAGAATGTTCGGGATGTTCAAGTTAAGACCCTCTCTGAGCAGTTGAATGATGTTCCTCTGGATAGTGATGATTTAGCATCATCAAACATTCATTTTCATGGAAGGTTTCCCAGACAGGAGAAAATTATTGCGGAGGCGGAAGCCAGCATGCGCGGTCATGGAATGAATAGGGGAAAAAGACGTAAATTTCGAAGTGCAAGGAGAGCTCGGGTTGGTACAGCATCTAGAGATATTGGAGCTGAGAATGAAATGTCTGTGGCTTCCAACTCATTGGCTCAGGGTTCAGCCCACCAGAAATATCACTCGGAGGAGGTTGATGAGTACCCTGATGGAAATGTTACTAGGGCTCCAAATAATGGGTGTGGTATTCCTTGGAATTGGTCCAGAATTCATCATAGAGGTAAAACATTCTTTGATATGGCTGGAAGAAGTTTGTCTTGTGGTTTATCTGAATCAAGGTTGAAGAAAGGAGCATTATCTGCCAATGGAAGAAATATTTCTGAGATGCCAGGTGGATCTGAATACTCAAGCTCATATACTAAATCCGATGCAGAGGCACTGCCTTTACTAGTTGATGCATCTGGATCTCATGGAAGCACTGAAAATGCTTGTTGGGACCATCACTATTCTGGGGAACTAGGTATTTATGGTGATCATTTATTCAAGCACGATATGGATTCTGACCTTGCTTCTGAAGCTAGATCTGGTGATCAACATAAGTTGAGAGGGAATAGTCATAGTAGGCATCAAAGCTTAACACAAAAATATATGCCACGAACTTTCAGTAAAATGGTTGGACAGAATTTAGTGGCACAAGCTCTTTCAAATGCAGTAATTAGAAGGAAAGTTGGATTGTTATATGTGTTTTATGGTCCCCATGGCACTGGAAAAACTTCCTGTGCTCGCGTATTTGCCAGAGCTTTGAATTGTAATTCTTCAGAGCATTCAAAACCTTGTGGCTTTTGCAATTACTGCATAGCGCATGATATGGGAAAGAGTAGAAATATAAGGGAAGTTGGTCCAGTTAGTAATTTTGACTTTGAGAGCATTATGGATCTACTTGACAATATGACTGTTCCCCAGCTTCCATCACAATACAGAGTGTTTATTTTTGATGAATGTGATACTCTGTCAGCAGATTGTTGGAATGCTATATCAAAGGTCATTGATCGAGCACCTAGACGTGTGGTTTTTATCCTTGTCAGTTCTAGTCTCGATGTCTTGCCTCATATAATAATATCCAGGTGTCAAAAGTTCTTTTTCCCAAAGCTGAAGGATTCAGATATTATATATACACTTCAGTTGATCGCAACCGAAGAAGGTCTAGAAATTGATCAGGATGCCCTGAAACTCATTGCATCAAGATCAGATGGATCATTGAGAGATGCTGAGATGACCCTAGAACAACTCAGTTTGCTTGGGCAGAGAATATCTGTTCCTCTGGTTCAGGAGCTG GTAGGGCTTATCTCTGATGAGAAATTGGTGGATCTGCTTGATTTGGCATTATCTGCAGACACAGTTAACACTGTGAAGAATTTGCGAGCGATCATGGAAACTGGTGTTGAGCCATTAGCTTTAATGTCGCAACTGGCCACAGTAATTACTGATATACTTGCTGGGAGCTATGATTTCACAAAAGAAAGGCAAAGAAGGAGGTTTTTCCGGAGACAACCAT TGTCCAAAGAAGACATGGAAAAGCTTCGCCAAGCTTTGAAAACATTATCGGAGGCTGAGAAGCAGTTGAGGATGTCCAATGACAAGCTAACATGGTTGACGGCTGCATTGCTTCAACTTGCTCCTGACCAGCAATATGTGTTGCCTACGTCATCTGATCATAGTTTCAACCATAGTCCCTTGGATGTGAAAAATGGAGATGTGAGAGACGCAGCTAGAATCACTGGTAATCCTGTTGAAATTAATAACAAAGGGAGACGATTGTCAGTGGATGGTAGAATAGAAAATTTCCATGCTGGAAGCTCAGCAGATGGTGTGACAAAGGGTCCTGGTTCAGAGAAAAGAAGACTTAGTGTGTCTGGTTGTACTCCTCAACATACTTATCCGCATGCCACCAATAATATCAGGGTAAATGAGAGGCTGATTGCGGGTAAAAACCGCAAAGAAATTGAAGAGATATGGTTTGAGGTGCTTGAGAGGGTTCAAGTGACTGGGCTGAAAGAGTTTTTGTATAAAGAAGGCAAGCTGATCTCTGTTAATTTTGGACCAG CTCCAACTGTGCAGCTAATGTTTAGTTCTCAACTGACCAAAACTACTGCTGAGAAATATACTGGTCATATCTTGCAAGCATTTGAATCTGTCCTTGGATCTTCTATAATAATGGAAATTAGATGTGAGTCAAATAAAGATGCAGGCTCAGCTATTCAACTGCCTCTTATATTGCCTTCCATCAACAATGGACCATCTCAGATAAGAAACTTAAATGGTGTTGGCACGGAAACTCATCCTTCACTAACTGATTCTGTTGAAAAGAGAAGGGGTGAAATTGTAGAAGAAGCAGCTTCTGTTAAAAGTCTACAATGTACAAGTACAAGGCAAGCATCAGCTTCGCGAAAAAATCCAAATGTTAAATCCCATTTAGACCAAAGAAAGCTTAGGGAGGAAAGTCAATGTCGAAGTCTTGTAAAAAGTAAGGTGTCTCTTGCTCATGTAATCCAGCAGGCAGAAGGTCAGCGGAGTGGGTGGTCAAAACGCAAGGCAGTTTCCATTGCTGAAAAGCTCGAACAAGAGAACTT GAGACTGGAGCCAAGATCAAGGAGCTTACTATGCTGGAAAGCATCAAGAGCAACCCGTCGGAAG CTGTGGATCTCTTCCTAA